One Neovison vison isolate M4711 chromosome 2, ASM_NN_V1, whole genome shotgun sequence genomic window carries:
- the DYDC1 gene encoding DPY30 domain-containing protein 1 → MESRYLQKCLGTCLIQGLAEVARIRPVDPIEYLGLWIYKYKENMTMEQLRQKEMADLEHERELAVIEQEMMERLKAEELLFQQQQLAFQLELEMQEKERQRIEELQRAQEELEKKMRMNTENIAKSEDSSHSEDVTSDASKTLAEISDRYGAPNLSRVEELDEPMLSDVALNIDQDL, encoded by the exons ATGGAGTCAAGGTATCTTCAAAAGTGCCTTGGGACATGTCTAATTCAAGGTCTTGCAGAAGTGGCAAGAATTCGCCCAGTGGATCCAATAGAATATTTAGGATTGTGGATTTACAAATATAAGGAAAACATGACCATGGAACAACTG agacagaaggaaatggCCGACCTGGAGCATGAGAGAGAACTAGCTGTGATAGAGCAGGAGATGATGGAGAGGCTCAAAGCAGAGGAGCTCCTGTTCCAGCAG CAACAGCTGGCATTCCAGCTGGAGTTGGAAatgcaagaaaaagagagacaaagaatagAAGAGCTACAGAGAGCTCAAGAAGAACTAGAGAAG aagATGAGAATGAATACAGAAAATATAGCTAAGAGTGAAGATAGTTCACATTCAGAG GATGTCACATCAGACGCAAGCAAAACACTAGCTGAAATTAGCGATCGATATGGGGCACCTAACCTGAGCAGAGTGGAAGAACTTGATGAACCAATGCTATCTGAT gtTGCATTAAACATTGATCAAGATTTGTAG
- the DYDC2 gene encoding LOW QUALITY PROTEIN: DPY30 domain-containing protein 2 (The sequence of the model RefSeq protein was modified relative to this genomic sequence to represent the inferred CDS: substituted 1 base at 1 genomic stop codon) codes for METDYLKRCFGNCLSQALAEVAKVRPSDPIEYLGHWLYHYRKTVKAKEEESQRESQLKEEQGNSLKETSMTEMLNQEECQIQQKCEKCDKPLTPIASSTKKTTFIQENTKSLEKDALKQESLPGTSNMIPGMPQXSPSPEYSGQTGNCVKTPQEINSQTLQHEIATQMHPGSKSPS; via the exons ATGGAAACTGACTACCTGAAGAGGTGCTTCGGAAATTGCCTGAGCCAGGCACTGGCAGAGGTGGCGAAGGTTCGGCCCAGTGACCCCATAGAGTACCTGGGTCACTGGCTTTATCATTACAGGAAAACCGTTAAAGCAAAAGAAGAG GAGAGCCAACGGGAGAGCCAGTTGAAGGAAGAACAGGGTAATAGCCTCAAAGAAACCTCAATGACAGAAATGCTGAACCAAGAAGAATGTCAGATTCAACAGAAGTGTGAAAAGTGTGACAAG ccaCTGACACCTATAGCTAGTTCCACAAAGAAGACCACATTCATACAAGAGAACACAAAATCCCTTGAGAAGGATGCCTTGAAGCAGGAATCTCTGCCAGGTACTTCCAATATGATTCCAGGAATGCCTCAATAGAGTCCCTCTCCAGAGTATTCTGGCCAGACTGGCAACTGTGTCAAAACTCCCCAAGAAATAAATTCCCAGACTCTTCAGCATGAAATTGCTACTCAAATGCATCCTGGTTCCAAATCTCCTTCTTAA